A single Alteribacter lacisalsi DNA region contains:
- the walK gene encoding cell wall metabolism sensor histidine kinase WalK, with product MKKIRFYKSIHVKIVTIYVLLILIAMQVIGVYFTQQLEDTLVENHEEMVSERAELLRYNVQQEMLEERGEDDPTLTADIENVLTSLFNIEDAKARVVDINNTIVGVSDRTELDLIGQRTTDVYINRTFIGIEESQPMIDEQTNERVRVITKPVLGEEDETIGAVYIEASVEEIYAQVQQINQILMTGTVIALAITVVLGVLLSQTITRPISDMRKQAKAMGKGDFTRSVTVYGSDEIGELARAFNDLTIKLQDANATTEGERRKLSSVLTHMTDGVIATDKKGHIILMNRRAEEMLDRTQNDALGEKLTEVLNLSGSIKLEDLYGYNDSILLDLDWLGDESFLEAHFSVISKENGEQNGLIAVLHDVTEQEKVEQERREFVANVSHELRTPLTSMKSYLEALADGALDTDVAPRFINVTQTETERMIRLVNDLLQLSKMDSKDYQMTMNSMNLTSFVDQVIDRFEMSTKNQAITFKRKVPDEPLFVYGDRDKLTQLLDNIMSNAVKYSPQGGTITCSVKEEKGRVIISVQDEGVGIPKDSIPHVFDRFYRVDKARTRSLGGTGLGLAIAREIIQAHGGNIWVSSDWGQGTKMSFSLPVPEEAKEA from the coding sequence ATGAAAAAAATCCGCTTTTACAAGTCAATACACGTAAAGATTGTCACGATTTATGTGCTGTTGATTTTAATTGCGATGCAGGTCATCGGGGTTTATTTTACCCAGCAGCTTGAAGATACGCTGGTGGAAAACCATGAGGAAATGGTAAGTGAGCGTGCAGAGCTCCTGCGTTATAACGTGCAGCAGGAAATGCTCGAGGAACGTGGAGAGGACGACCCGACCCTTACCGCTGATATTGAGAATGTCCTTACTTCCCTTTTTAATATTGAAGACGCTAAAGCCCGGGTTGTTGACATCAATAATACGATTGTCGGCGTGTCCGACAGAACAGAACTGGATCTGATCGGACAGCGTACGACGGATGTCTATATTAACCGGACCTTTATCGGCATTGAGGAATCACAGCCGATGATCGATGAGCAGACCAACGAACGCGTCCGGGTGATTACCAAGCCGGTGCTGGGTGAAGAGGATGAGACGATCGGTGCTGTTTACATCGAGGCCTCTGTTGAGGAGATTTATGCCCAGGTGCAGCAGATCAATCAGATTCTCATGACCGGAACGGTGATCGCGCTTGCTATTACAGTAGTGCTCGGTGTGCTTCTGTCACAGACGATTACCCGTCCGATCTCCGATATGCGAAAGCAGGCAAAAGCGATGGGGAAAGGTGACTTTACCCGGAGTGTAACGGTTTATGGAAGTGACGAAATCGGCGAACTTGCCCGCGCCTTTAACGATCTTACCATCAAACTGCAGGACGCCAATGCCACCACGGAAGGGGAACGGAGGAAGCTGTCTTCTGTCCTGACCCATATGACGGACGGCGTCATCGCCACGGACAAAAAAGGTCATATTATTCTGATGAACCGCCGGGCTGAGGAAATGCTGGACCGTACACAGAACGATGCCCTCGGGGAGAAACTCACCGAAGTGCTGAATTTGAGCGGTTCGATAAAACTGGAGGACCTTTACGGCTACAATGATTCCATTCTGCTGGATCTGGACTGGCTCGGGGATGAATCTTTCCTTGAAGCACACTTTTCCGTCATCTCCAAGGAAAATGGCGAGCAGAACGGCCTGATTGCCGTACTGCACGATGTGACCGAGCAGGAAAAAGTGGAGCAGGAGCGCCGGGAATTCGTCGCAAATGTGTCCCACGAACTCCGTACGCCGCTCACGTCCATGAAAAGCTATCTGGAAGCCCTTGCCGACGGTGCGCTTGATACCGATGTGGCGCCTCGTTTTATAAACGTCACGCAGACCGAGACCGAGCGGATGATCCGTCTTGTAAACGATCTGCTTCAGCTTTCAAAAATGGACAGCAAAGATTATCAGATGACGATGAATTCCATGAACCTCACCTCTTTCGTTGACCAGGTGATTGACCGTTTTGAAATGTCGACGAAAAACCAGGCGATTACGTTTAAGCGGAAAGTACCGGACGAACCGCTGTTTGTATACGGTGACCGGGATAAACTGACGCAGCTTCTCGACAATATTATGTCAAACGCAGTGAAATACTCGCCGCAGGGCGGGACGATCACCTGCTCGGTAAAAGAAGAAAAAGGTCGTGTCATTATCAGTGTCCAGGACGAAGGTGTAGGAATACCGAAAGACAGTATCCCTCATGTATTTGACCGTTTTTACCGGGTGGATAAAGCGAGAACGAGAAGCCTCGGAGGCACGGGGCTCGGCCTTGCAATTGCAAGGGAGATCATCCAGGCTCACGGCGGAAACATCTGGGTCAGCAGCGACTGGGGCCAGGGCACGAAAATGTCCTTCAGCCTGCCTGTTCCTGAGGAGGCGAAAGAAGCATAA
- the yycF gene encoding response regulator YycF — translation MEKQKILVVDDEQPIADILQFGLEKEGFDVFCAYDGNEAVEKVKEHVPDLILLDIMLPYQDGMEVCREVRKTYDMPIIMLTAKDSEIDKVLGLELGADDYVTKPFSTRELIARVKANLRRNQKSSGPEQDSKDIQVGPLLVQPDAYLVTKRGDPIELTHREFELVHYLAKHLGQVMTREHLLQAVWGYDYFGDVRTVDVTVRRLREKVEDNPSHPTWIVTRRGVGYYLRNATDQES, via the coding sequence ATGGAAAAACAGAAAATTCTTGTTGTGGATGATGAACAGCCGATTGCAGATATTTTACAGTTTGGTCTCGAAAAAGAAGGTTTTGACGTGTTCTGTGCCTATGACGGCAATGAAGCAGTGGAGAAAGTGAAGGAGCACGTTCCGGACCTGATTCTGCTTGATATTATGCTTCCGTACCAGGATGGCATGGAAGTGTGCCGTGAAGTCCGGAAGACCTATGATATGCCGATTATCATGCTTACGGCAAAAGACTCGGAAATTGATAAAGTGCTCGGTCTTGAGCTTGGGGCGGACGATTATGTAACCAAGCCGTTCAGCACCCGCGAACTTATAGCACGTGTTAAGGCGAACCTCCGCCGGAACCAGAAATCATCCGGACCGGAGCAGGATTCCAAGGACATTCAGGTTGGTCCGCTTCTCGTGCAGCCGGATGCCTATCTTGTGACGAAACGGGGAGATCCGATTGAACTGACGCACCGTGAGTTTGAACTTGTTCATTACCTTGCCAAGCACCTCGGCCAGGTTATGACGAGAGAGCACCTGCTGCAGGCTGTGTGGGGCTATGATTACTTCGGAGATGTGCGGACGGTTGACGTAACGGTCCGCCGCCTGCGTGAAAAAGTAGAAGACAACCCGAGTCACCCGACATGGATTGTAACCCGCCGCGGTGTAGGGTACTACTTGCGCAACGCCACCGACCAGGAGAGTTGA
- a CDS encoding peptidoglycan DD-metalloendopeptidase family protein, producing MRDTNKQDFINTGKRRAALVFALVITALLFRGAETGVSAYQDESLETDRSKGAATIYHVMYDGELLGFTDDPEEAERKLEDTLDSAAEEYEDLTLVVSGELELIPERVFQVRTRNDVTLHNLEQQIDIKAEATAVFAGGEKAGYTHAGLEPKDVKRELLGSLVSQEAVDAYMENDESSPEPGEVRLDRVQFSQDIETRQEIADPERIITGEDLSERMMEDRETAENAALWTGEELKGNASGEIMQDTEKQTSRKKTAPFMQIEIEKRTKTVSSVPYETKTETDSSMTEGTTEVSQQGEDGERVEEKQIVMVNGEITDSSMINEEVTEEPEDRIVVEGTAPAADELEWPAVGGYISSYQGPRWGSYHKGIDIARPSSHEILAAHGGTVTSAQYENGYGNTVRIENSSGMETVYAHLDSMGVSKGDSVSRGDELGIMGETGTATGVHVHFEVYEDGELKDPMDYLDEK from the coding sequence ATGAGAGATACAAATAAACAAGATTTTATCAATACAGGAAAACGCCGGGCTGCGCTTGTGTTTGCGCTTGTGATCACAGCCCTTTTGTTCCGCGGGGCGGAAACCGGCGTAAGTGCCTATCAGGATGAAAGCCTGGAAACTGACCGTTCAAAGGGCGCCGCAACAATCTATCATGTGATGTATGACGGGGAGCTTCTCGGTTTCACAGATGACCCGGAAGAGGCGGAACGGAAACTGGAGGATACACTTGATTCCGCGGCGGAGGAATACGAAGATCTTACACTGGTTGTATCAGGAGAACTGGAACTGATTCCTGAACGAGTATTTCAGGTACGCACCAGAAATGATGTTACTCTCCATAACCTTGAGCAGCAGATTGACATTAAAGCTGAAGCAACGGCTGTTTTTGCAGGTGGAGAAAAGGCAGGCTATACACATGCCGGACTTGAGCCAAAAGACGTTAAACGGGAGCTCCTCGGATCCCTTGTTTCGCAGGAAGCAGTGGACGCATACATGGAGAACGATGAGTCCAGTCCTGAGCCGGGAGAGGTGAGGCTGGATCGAGTGCAGTTTTCCCAGGACATTGAGACGCGTCAAGAGATTGCCGACCCCGAAAGGATTATCACGGGAGAGGATCTGTCTGAGCGTATGATGGAGGACAGAGAGACGGCTGAGAATGCAGCACTGTGGACTGGTGAGGAGCTGAAAGGAAACGCATCAGGGGAGATCATGCAGGATACAGAGAAGCAGACCTCCCGGAAAAAGACTGCGCCATTCATGCAAATTGAAATTGAAAAGCGGACAAAAACTGTCTCCTCAGTCCCATATGAAACGAAAACAGAAACAGACAGCTCCATGACGGAGGGCACCACAGAAGTCAGCCAGCAGGGAGAGGATGGAGAACGAGTCGAGGAAAAGCAGATTGTCATGGTGAACGGGGAAATAACAGATTCCTCCATGATAAACGAGGAAGTGACCGAGGAGCCGGAAGATCGAATCGTGGTTGAAGGGACGGCACCCGCAGCCGATGAACTGGAATGGCCTGCTGTCGGCGGCTACATCTCCAGCTATCAGGGCCCGCGGTGGGGCAGTTATCATAAAGGAATTGATATTGCCCGGCCTTCAAGTCATGAAATTTTAGCGGCTCATGGAGGAACTGTAACTTCAGCACAGTATGAAAACGGCTATGGCAACACGGTAAGAATTGAAAACAGCAGCGGTATGGAAACCGTGTATGCCCACCTGGACAGCATGGGTGTGAGTAAAGGTGATTCCGTTTCACGGGGTGACGAACTCGGCATCATGGGTGAAACAGGAACGGCTACCGGTGTCCACGTGCATTTTGAAGTGTATGAAGACGGGGAGCTGAAGGACCCGATGGATTACCTGGATGAGAAATAG